In Oryzias melastigma strain HK-1 linkage group LG18, ASM292280v2, whole genome shotgun sequence, one DNA window encodes the following:
- the LOC112155734 gene encoding uromodulin-like: protein METCSLPGECDGNGTCSVKGLCTVTGPTVIDFSGQMNSVSDLCEYSLLHDQSTGFSLKANFLDRRRRDVSFVDSLTLDFSERDDIQLLQGHRVTVAGSPVTLTSSVQTFSGVDLSKDQTGVTASISVNGLSVSVFFDGTTAQIYTETSAGGSVNGLCVDSSNVSSSMLSSDSSCQDQYEDPADDTTDCDAVTQQCSILKSAPFSSCNLDVDPEPYIIACRSTLCKYPSVDNLRCQFLKAYAKACEKKQVDLQNWWTTAQCHHPQPICEDKCSDHEFCGEIHGNTDCRCRAIFASKFTEQNRLGGPTVCQDNNASLSLVGCLLKENGIDYTHLHLNDQTCTGVMDTDSHMVTFSFSSDSCGTEVTTNNSQVIFSNAVVTRNSSSDLITRQDKVFIEFSCSHPKPELQNVAFKIIDNSVEVFLQSGEWKYSVTMKAYSDAAHTQLLDPKSDVRLNQKIWIVLETNGLDEDVVSVVTDSCWATSGNSPNSVPRYDLIKDGCPNTDDGTVNVMGNGEGTSNSFSFNMFEFSGKEPSEVYLHCQLQLCVKKNNNCVPGCSAGGRRRRSLRYRRGAPALISMVWTH from the exons ATGGAAACTTGCAGCCTGCCGGGGGAATGTGACGGCAACGGAAC CTGCTCAGTGAAAGGACTCTGCACAGTGACCGGTCCCACTGTCATTGACTTTAGTGGACAAATGAACTCTGTGTCTGACCTGTGTGAGTACTCTCTGCTGCACGATCAGTCTACTGGATTCTCTCTGAAGGCCAACTTCCTGGACCGTCGTCGCAGAGATGTGAGCTTTGTGGACAGTCTCACTCTGGACTTCAGTGAGAGAGATGACATTCAGCTGCTGCAAGGACACAGAGTCACG GTAGCAGGATCACCTGTGACCCTCACCAGTTCAGTCCAGACATTTAGTGGAGTTGATCTCTCCAAGGACCAGACTGGAGTCACTGCCAGTATTTCAGTCAATGGCTTATCTGTGTCTGTGTTCTTTGATGGAACCACAGCTCAGATCTACACTGAAA CATCTGCTGGTGGTTCTGTGAACGGCCTGTGTGTAGATTCCAGCAATGTGTCATCTTCAATGCTCTCCAGTGACTCCAG CTGTCAGGATCAGTATGAAGACCCTGCTGATGACACCACTGACTGTGATGCTGTCACTCAACA GTGTAGCATCCTGAAATCTGCCCCGTTCTCTTCCTGTAACTTAGACGTTGATCCAGAGCCGTACATTATAGCCTGCAGAAGTACTCTGTGCAAATATCCTTCAGTGGACAATCTCAGGTGTCAGTTCCTGAAGGCCTATGCCAAAGCCTGTGAGAAGAAACAAGTTGACCTGCAGAACTGGTGGACAACAGCTCAGTGCC ATCACCCACAGCCCATCTGTGAAGACAAATGCAGTGATCAtgagttctgtggagaaatccACGGAAACACCGACTGTCGCTGTAGAGCCATTTTTGCCTCCAAGTTCACTGAACAGAACCGACTGG GAGGTCCAACTGTCTGCCAGGACAACAACGCTTCACTCAGTCTGGTGGGTTGTCTCCTGAAGGAAAATGGCATCGACTACACTCACTTACACCTCAATGACCAGACCTGCACAGGTGTGATGGACACGGACAGTCACATGGtgactttcagcttcagcagtgACAGTTGTGGAACGGAGGTCACG ACCAATAACAGCCAGGTCATCTTCTCAAATGCAGTTGTGACCCGGAACAGCTCCTCAGACCTCATCACTCGTCAGGATAAAGTCTTCATTGAGTTCTCCTGCAGCCATCCTAAACCTGAGTTGCAGAACGTAGCCTTCAAGATTATAGACAA CTCTGTGGAAGTTTTCCTCCAATCTGGAGAATGGAAGTACAGCGTGACCATGAAGGCTTACTCTGATGCTGCCCACACCCAACTTTTGGATCCAAAGAGTGATGTCaggctgaaccagaagatctggaTTGTTCTGGAGACCAATGGTCTGGATGAAGATGTGGTTTCTGTGGTGACCGACTCCTGCTGGGCAACCAGTGGAAACTCACCCAACAGCGTTCCCAGATACGACCTGATCAAAGATGG CTGTCCAAACACAGACGATGGAACAGTTAatgtgatgggaaatggagaaGGAACCTCCAACTCCTTCTCCTTCAACATGTTTGAGTTCTCTGGAAAGGAACCTTCAGAAGTCTACCTTCACTGCCAACTGCAGCTGTGTGTTAAGAAGAACAACAACTGTGTGCCG GGTTGTTCTGCTGGAGGTCGGAGACGCAGATCTCTCAGATACAGACGTGGAGCTCCAGCCTTGATCAGCATGGTCTGGACTCATTAG